In a single window of the Palaemon carinicauda isolate YSFRI2023 chromosome 10, ASM3689809v2, whole genome shotgun sequence genome:
- the LOC137648347 gene encoding uncharacterized protein, translated as MSRLTTLLTTSLTKELMNDFTSKVTASLMSRLTTLLTTSLTKELMNDFTSKVTASLMSRLTTLLTTSLTKELMNDFTSKVTASLMSRLTTLLTTSLTKELMNDFTSKVTASLMSRLTTLLTTSLTKELMNDFTSKVTASLMSRLTTLLTTSLTKELMNDFTSKVTASLMSRLTTLLTTSLTKELMNDFTSKVTASLMSRLTTLLTTSLTKELMNDFTSKVTASLMSRLTTLLTTSLTKELMNDFTSKVTASLMSRLTTLLTTSLTKELMNDFTSKVTASLMSRLTTLLTTSLTKELMNDFTSKVTASLMSRLTTLLTTSLTKELMNDFTSKVTASLMSRLTTLLTTSLTKELMNDFTSKVTASLMSRLTTLLTTSLTKELMNDFTSKVTASLMSRLTTLLTTLQTTLQTTLQTNKLMTLLTSKLTASLKRKLTTSLPNKLTT; from the coding sequence ATGAGCAGGCTGACGACCTTGCTGACGACCTCGTTGACGAAAGAGCTGATGAATGACTTTACGAGCAAGGTGACGGCCTCACTCATGAGCAGGCTGACGACCTTGCTGACGACCTCGTTGACGAAAGAGCTGATGAATGACTTTACGAGCAAGGTGACGGCCTCACTCATGAGCAGGCTGACGACCTTGCTGACGACCTCGTTGACGAAAGAGCTGATGAATGACTTTACGAGCAAGGTGACGGCCTCACTCATGAGCAGGCTGACGACCTTGCTGACGACCTCGTTGACGAAAGAGCTGATGAATGACTTTACGAGCAAGGTGACGGCCTCACTCATGAGCAGGCTGACGACCTTGCTGACGACCTCGTTGACGAAAGAGCTGATGAATGACTTTACGAGCAAGGTGACGGCCTCACTCATGAGCAGGCTGACGACCTTGCTGACGACCTCGTTGACGAAAGAGCTGATGAATGACTTTACGAGCAAGGTGACGGCCTCACTCATGAGCAGGCTGACGACCTTGCTGACGACCTCGTTGACGAAAGAGCTGATGAATGACTTTACGAGCAAGGTGACGGCCTCACTCATGAGCAGGCTGACGACCTTGCTGACGACCTCGTTGACGAAAGAGCTGATGAATGACTTTACGAGCAAGGTGACGGCCTCACTCATGAGCAGGCTGACGACCTTGCTGACGACCTCGTTGACGAAAGAGCTGATGAATGACTTTACGAGCAAGGTGACGGCCTCACTCATGAGCAGGCTGACGACCTTGCTGACGACCTCGTTGACGAAAGAGCTGATGAATGACTTTACGAGCAAGGTGACGGCCTCACTCATGAGCAGGCTGACGACCTTGCTGACGACCTCGTTGACGAAAGAGCTGATGAATGACTTTACGAGCAAGGTGACGGCCTCACTCATGAGCAGGCTGACGACCTTGCTGACGACCTCGTTGACGAAAGAGCTGATGAATGACTTTACGAGCAAGGTGACGGCCTCACTCATGAGCAGGCTGACGACCTTGCTGACGACCTCGTTGACGAAAGAGCTGATGAATGACTTTACGAGCAAGGTGACGGCCTCACTCATGAGCAGGCTGACGACCTTGCTGACGACCTCGTTGACGAAAGAGCTGATGAATGACTTTACGAGCAAGGTGACGGCCTCACTCATGAGCAGGCTGACGACCTTGCTAACAACCTTGCAGACAACCTTGCAGACGACCTTGCAGACGAACAAGCTGATGACCTTACTTACGAGCAAGCTGACGGCCTCACTGAAGAGGAAGTTGACGACCTCGCTGCCGAACAAGCTGACGACCTAG